From Mucilaginibacter rubeus, a single genomic window includes:
- a CDS encoding SusC/RagA family TonB-linked outer membrane protein, with product MKKLWLLTMLFFLQLLFGGINAEAQTVTNKRITFGAEGTMLRDAFQQIEKLSDISISYNNSLLDDKRKVNITKADRSLGETLDLLLKGTTCTYRAAGERNILIIAKTQDRGSIKGKVVDEKGQPLPGATVKIPGAGATTISGIDGAYTLNVVPGSYTVEASFISYETKRIQNVSVSSNANTALSITLNPADNKLNEVVVTALGIKREDKSLGYSAPVIKGDQLTSALSGNWTDALSGKVAGLNLIRSNSGPAGSNKIILRGESNLTGDNEALIVVDGVVINQGSGRRTSNSGESAYGTSSDNMPADYGSNLNDINPEDIETVTVLKGPGAAALYGQRGANGAIIITTKSGKKHSGLGITFNSNASLESVNRWPDLQYEYGQGTAGSRYYSFGAGPDGASTSATSSAYGPKFDGQLFYQLDPVTQKQGTTRTPWVPYKNQIRDFFDVGQTFTNSVSVDGGSDKTTARFSATNVTNHWITPNTGYTRNSIALSVNSKINDKLTISAKVNYNNKNSDNLPGAGYGNQSLMYWFIFWQPNADLNWLKNYWRNGQEGKTIFYPFSSFPENPYAVSYEFINKSNRNSVTGNVEALYNVTKEFSVQVRATLDMGYEQRAQQRPYDAGTKYPKGSFRTQNIYSEEQGADFLLKYNKKITHDVNITATAGGSMLRNNYNRDEVRADSLVYPGVYSMANNAGPLVTLPYKSKYAINSFYGLLSTSFKDYLYVDLTARQDWISTLATANRTDQVGFFYPSASMSFLPSEAFKLPKFIDYAKVRASLAGVGSGTTNPYQTTFNYVTAGSTYAGGLQNPRTLSNPDLKPLRTTTLEVGAEMRMFSNRLGFDIALYTGNTKNQILSRTVDQSSGYSQAVINVGKVNNKGIEISLNGTPIRKANVFSWNITATFSANKNTIEQLADSAVVLRNGPTGGGQIVARVGGSMGDMYGRGYLRSPDGQIVYDAATGFAKLSDNLVYLGNTIPKWKASMGHDFRYKQFNLHLLFDAQVGGVSYSLSNYKLAEQGKTTLTLPGRYNGIIGKGVIQNPDGSYRPNDVIATDIDGYYRSHYGIDNAEGNTFSTNFLKFREARFDYSLSPRLVKRLGLTRATVGVYGRDLYIWTKWPIFDPEFGTLSGSDIVQGFEIAQFPSTRTFGFNIVIGI from the coding sequence ATGAAAAAGTTATGGTTATTAACCATGCTGTTCTTTTTACAATTGCTTTTTGGCGGCATAAACGCTGAAGCTCAAACAGTAACAAACAAAAGGATCACCTTTGGTGCCGAGGGCACTATGCTCAGGGATGCCTTTCAGCAAATTGAAAAATTAAGCGATATCTCTATCAGCTACAACAATAGCCTGCTTGATGATAAGCGCAAAGTAAACATAACAAAAGCAGACCGCTCTTTAGGCGAAACTCTTGACCTGCTTTTAAAAGGCACCACCTGCACCTACAGGGCAGCAGGCGAACGTAATATCCTCATCATTGCAAAAACACAGGATAGGGGTAGCATTAAAGGGAAAGTGGTTGATGAAAAAGGGCAGCCACTTCCCGGTGCTACTGTAAAGATACCCGGAGCAGGGGCGACCACGATTAGTGGAATCGACGGTGCATACACATTAAATGTTGTGCCGGGTTCTTATACTGTTGAAGCAAGCTTCATCTCTTACGAAACTAAAAGGATTCAGAATGTAAGTGTTAGCTCAAATGCAAATACTGCTTTAAGCATCACGCTTAACCCGGCCGATAATAAACTTAATGAGGTTGTAGTAACAGCGCTTGGTATAAAAAGAGAAGATAAAAGTTTGGGTTATTCGGCACCGGTTATTAAAGGCGATCAGTTAACCAGCGCCCTTTCGGGTAACTGGACTGATGCTTTATCTGGCAAGGTAGCCGGGTTAAACCTGATCCGTTCAAACAGTGGCCCGGCGGGATCAAACAAAATAATTCTTCGTGGTGAAAGCAACCTTACAGGTGATAACGAAGCCTTGATAGTGGTTGACGGTGTGGTAATTAACCAGGGCAGCGGCAGGCGTACAAGCAATTCCGGCGAATCGGCCTATGGTACCAGCAGCGATAACATGCCGGCAGATTACGGCAGTAACCTGAATGATATCAACCCTGAAGATATTGAAACAGTAACTGTGTTGAAAGGGCCGGGTGCTGCAGCACTTTATGGTCAGCGTGGCGCCAACGGTGCTATTATCATCACCACCAAATCGGGTAAAAAGCATAGTGGTTTAGGTATTACCTTTAACTCAAACGCAAGCCTTGAAAGCGTAAACCGCTGGCCGGACCTTCAGTATGAGTACGGACAAGGCACAGCCGGTTCCCGTTATTACTCTTTCGGTGCAGGTCCTGATGGTGCCAGCACCAGCGCAACAAGCTCTGCTTACGGCCCCAAATTTGATGGTCAGCTTTTTTATCAGCTTGATCCGGTTACCCAAAAGCAAGGCACAACACGTACGCCATGGGTACCATACAAAAATCAGATCCGCGATTTTTTTGATGTAGGGCAAACTTTTACCAACTCGGTAAGCGTTGATGGCGGCAGCGATAAAACAACGGCCCGTTTCTCGGCAACCAACGTTACCAATCACTGGATAACCCCAAATACAGGTTACACCCGTAACAGCATCGCTTTATCGGTTAACTCAAAAATCAATGATAAGTTAACCATCAGCGCAAAAGTAAATTACAATAATAAAAACAGCGATAACTTACCTGGCGCGGGCTATGGTAACCAATCGCTGATGTACTGGTTTATTTTCTGGCAGCCTAATGCCGATTTAAACTGGTTAAAAAACTATTGGAGAAACGGCCAGGAAGGTAAAACCATATTTTATCCTTTCAGCTCGTTCCCTGAAAACCCTTACGCTGTATCGTACGAGTTTATCAACAAATCGAACCGTAACTCGGTTACCGGTAACGTTGAGGCGCTTTACAATGTTACGAAAGAATTTAGTGTACAGGTACGTGCTACTTTAGATATGGGTTATGAGCAGCGTGCACAACAGCGCCCATATGACGCGGGTACCAAATACCCTAAAGGTTCATTCCGCACTCAAAATATTTATTCGGAAGAACAAGGTGCCGATTTCCTGTTGAAATACAACAAGAAAATAACCCATGATGTTAATATAACTGCCACTGCCGGTGGTAGCATGCTGCGCAATAATTATAACCGCGATGAGGTACGTGCCGACTCGCTGGTATATCCTGGTGTATATTCAATGGCTAACAATGCCGGTCCGTTGGTTACGCTGCCATATAAATCAAAATATGCTATCAACAGCTTTTACGGCTTGTTATCTACATCTTTTAAAGATTATTTATATGTGGATTTAACAGCCCGTCAGGACTGGATCAGTACATTGGCTACCGCAAATCGTACCGATCAGGTTGGATTCTTTTATCCATCTGCAAGTATGAGCTTTTTGCCGTCTGAAGCATTTAAGCTGCCTAAATTTATTGATTATGCAAAAGTAAGGGCCTCACTTGCCGGTGTGGGTAGCGGTACAACAAACCCTTATCAAACAACATTTAATTATGTAACTGCAGGTAGCACCTATGCCGGCGGTCTGCAAAATCCACGTACACTGTCAAACCCTGATTTGAAACCACTACGCACAACAACACTTGAGGTTGGTGCCGAAATGAGGATGTTCAGCAATCGCTTAGGTTTTGATATCGCTTTATACACAGGTAATACTAAAAACCAGATCCTGAGCCGTACTGTCGATCAATCGTCGGGTTATAGCCAGGCGGTTATTAACGTGGGTAAGGTAAACAACAAAGGTATCGAGATTTCATTGAATGGAACGCCTATACGCAAAGCCAACGTATTTAGCTGGAATATTACCGCTACATTCAGTGCCAATAAAAACACCATTGAACAGCTTGCCGATAGCGCCGTAGTATTGCGTAACGGCCCTACCGGTGGCGGCCAGATTGTGGCGCGTGTAGGTGGTAGCATGGGCGATATGTATGGTCGCGGTTATTTACGCTCTCCTGATGGGCAAATCGTATATGACGCGGCTACAGGTTTTGCCAAACTATCAGATAACCTGGTTTATTTGGGCAATACCATTCCTAAATGGAAGGCAAGCATGGGGCACGATTTCAGATATAAGCAATTTAACCTGCACCTGTTGTTTGATGCGCAGGTTGGCGGCGTATCATACTCGCTATCAAACTACAAACTGGCCGAGCAGGGTAAAACTACGCTTACCTTACCGGGCCGTTACAACGGCATCATAGGTAAAGGTGTGATCCAAAATCCTGACGGAAGTTACAGGCCAAACGATGTTATAGCCACAGATATTGACGGTTATTACCGCTCGCACTATGGTATCGATAATGCCGAAGGCAATACGTTCTCTACCAACTTCCTGAAATTCCGCGAAGCAAGGTTTGATTATTCACTAAGTCCGCGTTTGGTTAAACGCCTTGGTTTAACGCGCGCTACTGTAGGTGTGTACGGTCGTGACCTGTACATCTGGACTAAGTGGCCAATCTTCGACCCTGAATTTGGTACACTTTCGGGCAGCGACATTGTACAGGGCTTTGAGATTGCCCAGTTCCCCTCAACCCGCACATTTGGTTTTAACATAGTTATTGGCATTTAA
- a CDS encoding FecR family protein produces the protein MEDNSYRLIVEYFEKTISDDGLTQLQEWIEESPENLAQFSETIQILEASKAYFKQPEHAESSWAKISAHITQAQISAKKQTPKFNWIAYAAACLLICATGWLGYRYFNQSPALIYEEISNADGKHSKIMLPDGSIVYLGGGSKFKYAKNFDGEKRDVTLDGEAFFDVVHKANPFVVKSGDITTVVLGTSFNVRAYLAEHKVAVTVQSGKVGVMASVHGKPQLVKYLVKDEAISINTQNGIYTFNNTDASAVSSWINNEFVFYNTTYREIAASLEHHYGVKIRFTEQDLGNVRLTAKLRGMTLSDAMETLSALSGLGYTQKGDQLFISNNNQKGGSIMK, from the coding sequence ATGGAAGATAATAGCTATCGCTTAATAGTTGAATATTTTGAAAAGACCATCAGCGATGATGGCTTAACGCAGTTACAGGAGTGGATTGAGGAAAGCCCGGAAAATCTTGCCCAGTTCAGCGAAACCATCCAGATCCTGGAAGCATCTAAAGCATACTTTAAACAGCCCGAACATGCCGAAAGCAGCTGGGCTAAGATCAGTGCGCATATAACCCAAGCTCAGATATCTGCAAAAAAACAAACTCCTAAATTCAACTGGATAGCTTATGCTGCCGCCTGTCTGCTTATTTGTGCTACCGGCTGGCTTGGTTACAGGTATTTTAACCAGTCACCGGCTTTAATTTATGAAGAGATCAGCAATGCCGATGGTAAACATTCTAAAATTATGCTGCCCGATGGTTCGATAGTCTACCTCGGCGGCGGCAGTAAATTTAAATATGCCAAAAACTTCGATGGCGAAAAGCGCGATGTAACGCTTGATGGCGAAGCTTTTTTTGATGTTGTTCATAAAGCCAACCCCTTTGTAGTAAAAAGCGGTGATATCACTACCGTGGTATTGGGCACATCATTTAATGTCAGGGCCTATTTAGCCGAGCATAAGGTAGCAGTAACTGTACAAAGCGGTAAAGTTGGCGTAATGGCCAGCGTACATGGAAAACCTCAACTGGTTAAATACCTCGTGAAGGATGAGGCGATCAGCATCAATACCCAAAATGGCATCTACACTTTTAACAATACCGATGCATCCGCGGTAAGCTCGTGGATCAATAACGAATTTGTTTTTTACAATACAACTTACAGGGAGATAGCTGCGTCGCTTGAGCATCATTATGGTGTTAAGATCAGGTTTACAGAACAGGACCTTGGCAATGTGAGGCTTACGGCAAAATTAAGGGGAATGACATTGTCAGATGCCATGGAAACTTTAAGCGCGCTATCCGGATTAGGCTATACGCAAAAAGGCGATCAGCTATTTATTTCAAACAATAATCAAAAAGGAGGGAGTATAATGAAATAG
- a CDS encoding RNA polymerase sigma factor: MYPALTDEALMGLLQQSDPVALETLFNRYYKTLCQLCTVYTKDYTIAEEITANLFIKLWDNRDTAILNVKSYLFVAAKNLSLNHIQKKKDPVHSIEDINLQDYVLKDRDNPFKILSGRESYNKILSLIDTLPASQRQVLLMSRIDNLDKNEIAKVLGISVRTVETTLYQSIKKLRQLLKGQHNFTSEG, from the coding sequence ATGTATCCTGCACTTACTGATGAAGCGTTGATGGGGCTTTTGCAACAAAGCGATCCTGTTGCCCTTGAAACACTTTTTAATCGTTATTACAAAACCTTATGCCAGCTGTGCACGGTGTATACTAAAGACTATACCATTGCCGAAGAGATCACGGCTAACCTTTTCATCAAACTTTGGGATAACCGCGATACCGCTATCCTTAACGTAAAAAGTTACCTGTTTGTCGCTGCTAAAAACCTTTCTTTAAATCATATCCAAAAAAAGAAAGATCCGGTACATTCCATCGAAGATATTAATCTGCAGGATTATGTATTGAAAGACAGGGATAACCCCTTCAAAATCCTTTCGGGCCGCGAATCGTACAATAAAATTTTAAGCCTTATTGATACCCTGCCAGCCAGTCAGAGGCAGGTGCTGCTCATGAGCCGGATCGATAACCTCGACAAAAACGAAATAGCCAAAGTGCTCGGTATTTCGGTGCGCACGGTTGAAACTACACTTTACCAATCAATAAAAAAACTTCGTCAGCTGTTAAAAGGGCAGCACAATTTCACTTCTGAGGGTTAA
- the rhaM gene encoding L-rhamnose mutarotase, translated as MARVAFKMKLHEGKAAEYRARHDAIWPELSSLLKDVGISNYSIFLDEDTHLLFGVMDVEDEQALGHLPDSPIMKKWWLYMADIMDTNPDHSPVSTPLKEVFFLL; from the coding sequence ATGGCGAGAGTAGCGTTCAAAATGAAACTTCACGAAGGTAAAGCGGCTGAATACAGGGCCCGGCACGATGCCATCTGGCCCGAGTTAAGCAGCTTGCTTAAGGATGTTGGCATCAGTAACTATTCTATTTTTTTAGATGAGGATACGCACCTGCTTTTTGGGGTGATGGACGTTGAAGATGAGCAAGCCCTTGGCCATTTACCGGATAGTCCGATCATGAAAAAGTGGTGGTTATACATGGCCGATATTATGGATACCAATCCTGACCATTCGCCGGTAAGCACCCCTTTAAAAGAGGTGTTTTTTCTCTTGTAA
- a CDS encoding glycoside hydrolase family 35 protein — MKKTILSFLTLFLSLGITGFCQAPKHTFALGDEAFLLDGKPFQMISGEMHYPRVPREAWRARMKMAKAMGLNTIGTYVFWNLHEPQKGKFDFTGNNDVAEFVRIAQQEGLWVILRPSPYVCAEWEFGGYPYWLQNEKGLEVRSKEAQYLKEYQSYIKEVGKQLAPLQINHGGNILMVQIENEYGSYGSDKEYLAINQKFFKEAGFDGLLYTCDPAPDLVNGHLPGLLPAVNGLDDPAKVKKIINENHNGKGPYYIAEWYPAWFDWWGTAHHTVPAERYAGRLDSVLAAGISINMYMFHGGTTRAFMNGANFKDTSPYEPQTSSYDYDAPLDEAGNATPKFTRFRQAIQKHLPAGTQLPEVPAAKPTIVIPAFKLTQSVSLLNTLPVAKENISPLTFEDLHQDYGFVLYRTVLNGNKSGQLKFKELRDYAVIMINGKNVGTLDRRLNQDSLYLKLPAGKVTLDVLVENLGRINFGKYLLQNKKGITEKALLNGTELQHWKMYSLPFHDLSAVKFSAAKQNAQSPVIRKGGFTLDKVGDTYLDMSNWGKGVVWVNGHNLGRYWGIGPQQTLYLPVEWLKKGYNNVEVLELLKPEVNQLSGLDKPILDKLNP; from the coding sequence ATGAAAAAAACTATTTTATCATTTTTAACACTTTTTTTGAGCCTGGGCATAACCGGTTTTTGCCAGGCACCTAAACATACATTCGCGCTTGGCGATGAGGCTTTTCTGCTGGACGGGAAACCATTCCAGATGATCTCGGGCGAAATGCATTATCCCCGTGTACCACGCGAGGCCTGGCGCGCACGCATGAAAATGGCTAAGGCCATGGGCTTAAATACCATCGGCACTTACGTGTTCTGGAACCTGCACGAGCCGCAAAAAGGGAAGTTTGACTTTACCGGTAATAATGATGTGGCCGAATTTGTGCGCATAGCCCAACAGGAAGGCCTGTGGGTAATACTTCGCCCAAGCCCGTATGTATGTGCAGAGTGGGAGTTTGGGGGATATCCTTACTGGCTGCAAAACGAAAAAGGCCTTGAGGTGCGTAGCAAGGAAGCGCAATATCTTAAGGAGTATCAAAGCTATATTAAAGAGGTTGGCAAGCAATTGGCCCCGCTGCAGATAAATCATGGCGGTAACATTCTGATGGTGCAAATCGAAAATGAGTACGGCTCTTATGGCAGCGATAAGGAATACCTCGCTATCAACCAAAAGTTCTTTAAAGAAGCTGGTTTTGACGGGCTGCTGTACACTTGCGATCCTGCCCCGGATTTGGTAAACGGGCATTTGCCGGGATTACTGCCTGCCGTTAACGGTCTGGACGATCCTGCTAAAGTGAAAAAGATCATTAATGAAAATCATAATGGTAAAGGGCCATATTATATAGCAGAGTGGTATCCGGCCTGGTTTGATTGGTGGGGAACTGCTCATCATACCGTTCCTGCCGAGCGCTATGCGGGCCGGCTTGATTCTGTACTGGCTGCGGGTATCTCCATCAACATGTATATGTTTCACGGAGGCACAACCCGCGCGTTTATGAATGGAGCCAATTTTAAGGATACTTCACCATATGAACCGCAGACAAGCAGTTATGATTATGATGCCCCGTTGGATGAGGCCGGGAACGCCACGCCAAAATTCACGCGGTTTAGGCAGGCAATTCAAAAGCATTTACCTGCTGGCACGCAACTGCCTGAGGTCCCTGCGGCTAAACCGACCATCGTAATACCTGCCTTTAAATTAACGCAATCGGTGAGTTTATTAAATACGTTACCTGTGGCTAAAGAAAATATTAGTCCCCTCACTTTTGAAGATCTGCACCAGGACTACGGTTTTGTGCTGTACCGGACTGTTTTAAACGGAAACAAGAGTGGGCAACTTAAGTTTAAAGAGCTTAGGGACTATGCGGTGATTATGATAAACGGTAAAAATGTAGGTACGCTCGACCGCAGGCTTAACCAGGATAGCCTGTACTTAAAATTACCTGCCGGCAAAGTAACGCTTGATGTTTTGGTAGAAAACCTGGGCCGTATCAATTTTGGCAAGTATCTTTTGCAGAATAAAAAAGGGATCACAGAAAAAGCGCTTTTAAATGGAACCGAATTGCAGCATTGGAAAATGTACTCATTGCCGTTTCATGATCTAAGCGCGGTTAAATTTTCCGCAGCGAAGCAAAATGCGCAATCGCCCGTGATCAGAAAAGGCGGATTTACGCTGGATAAAGTAGGCGATACTTATCTTGATATGAGCAATTGGGGTAAGGGTGTGGTATGGGTAAACGGTCATAATTTGGGCCGGTACTGGGGTATTGGTCCGCAGCAAACCTTATACCTGCCGGTTGAGTGGTTAAAGAAAGGTTATAATAATGTTGAGGTACTTGAGTTGTTAAAACCCGAAGTAAATCAGTTATCAGGATTAGATAAACCGATATTAGATAAATTAAACCCATAA
- a CDS encoding glycoside hydrolase family 2 protein encodes MRNFISLCCLLFIAGKVAAQDSLITNIQSRKSLDLNGKWQYIVDPYETGFYDYRYKELNEKNGDAYWNSGIPANKSEKKEHGYIDKYSIDVPGDWNHQKPEFTYYEGTIWYKKSFDYAKPANECKQYIYFGAVNYRADVYLNGKKLGMHKGGFTPFNFEVPAGLLKDKDNLLVVKVDNKRYADEVPTLNTDWWNYGGITRDVKLVEVPATYIRDFVIQLKKPVNGQAIGKQPEVSGWVKLNDIPASAQNITVQIPELKFSKQFAATGALTQLSFKLPKVQLWSPETPKLYKVIVSTSSDKTEDKIGFRTIEARGPQLLLNGKPVFLRGICIHGEIPQEVRRAYSQQDAEQLLNQAHELGCNMVRLAHYPHDEKITRLADSLGIMVWSEIPVYWTIDFGNAPVLEKAKAQLNEMITRDHNRASIIIWSVGNETPVSPTRTNFMHNLIIRAKQLDDTRLVSAALEVNYSSGKDVNVVDDPLGEFVDLVAFNEYLGWYGGSPDKCRTTNWSTPYNKPLFISETGAEAKTGFHADSLTRFSEEYQEWYFKEQVAMFKRMPANFVGLSPWVMADFRSPKRNNPLYQEGWNRKGLYDDKGNKKKAFYILQNYYKQKSAEALNR; translated from the coding sequence ATGCGAAATTTCATAAGCTTATGCTGCCTGCTGTTCATTGCCGGTAAGGTAGCCGCACAGGACAGCCTGATCACCAATATTCAAAGTCGTAAATCGCTTGATTTGAATGGTAAGTGGCAATATATTGTTGACCCGTACGAAACGGGGTTTTATGATTACCGTTACAAGGAGCTTAACGAGAAGAACGGCGATGCTTACTGGAATAGCGGCATCCCAGCCAATAAATCCGAGAAAAAGGAGCACGGTTATATTGACAAGTATAGTATTGATGTGCCCGGTGACTGGAACCATCAAAAGCCCGAGTTTACTTATTACGAGGGCACCATCTGGTATAAAAAATCATTTGACTATGCTAAGCCGGCAAATGAATGTAAACAGTACATCTATTTCGGAGCTGTAAATTATCGTGCGGATGTGTACCTGAACGGTAAAAAACTGGGGATGCATAAAGGAGGTTTTACGCCATTTAACTTCGAAGTTCCGGCCGGATTGCTTAAGGACAAGGATAATTTATTGGTGGTTAAGGTTGATAATAAACGCTACGCCGACGAAGTGCCTACCCTTAATACCGATTGGTGGAATTACGGGGGCATTACCCGCGATGTAAAGCTGGTTGAAGTGCCGGCAACTTATATCCGCGATTTTGTGATCCAGCTTAAAAAGCCTGTTAATGGTCAGGCAATTGGTAAACAGCCAGAAGTTAGCGGATGGGTTAAATTAAACGATATCCCGGCATCTGCTCAAAATATCACTGTTCAAATACCCGAGCTTAAGTTTAGTAAACAGTTTGCTGCTACAGGCGCACTTACCCAGTTGAGCTTTAAATTACCCAAGGTTCAGTTATGGTCGCCGGAAACACCTAAGCTGTATAAGGTTATTGTAAGCACCAGTTCCGATAAAACAGAAGATAAGATCGGCTTCCGCACTATTGAGGCTCGTGGGCCGCAGCTGTTGTTAAACGGTAAGCCTGTGTTTTTGCGGGGGATCTGTATCCACGGAGAAATACCGCAGGAAGTAAGGAGAGCTTACAGCCAGCAGGATGCCGAACAACTGCTAAACCAAGCGCATGAACTGGGCTGCAATATGGTTAGGCTGGCACATTATCCGCACGATGAAAAAATAACCCGCCTGGCCGACTCGCTGGGTATTATGGTTTGGTCGGAGATCCCGGTTTACTGGACTATTGACTTTGGCAACGCCCCGGTACTTGAAAAGGCAAAGGCGCAGCTAAATGAAATGATCACCCGCGATCATAACCGCGCCAGTATCATTATCTGGTCGGTAGGGAACGAAACGCCTGTTAGCCCAACGCGCACCAATTTTATGCATAACTTGATTATCAGGGCCAAGCAACTGGATGATACGCGCCTGGTATCGGCAGCGCTTGAAGTAAACTACAGTTCGGGTAAGGATGTGAATGTGGTAGATGATCCGCTGGGTGAGTTTGTTGACCTTGTTGCCTTTAACGAATACCTTGGCTGGTATGGCGGCTCGCCTGATAAATGCCGTACTACCAACTGGAGCACACCGTATAATAAACCGCTGTTTATCAGCGAAACCGGAGCAGAGGCTAAAACCGGTTTTCATGCCGATTCATTGACCCGCTTTAGCGAGGAGTACCAGGAATGGTATTTTAAAGAACAGGTGGCCATGTTTAAACGGATGCCTGCAAATTTTGTAGGCTTATCGCCATGGGTAATGGCCGATTTCCGGTCGCCAAAACGTAATAACCCGCTTTACCAGGAAGGCTGGAACCGTAAAGGGTTATATGATGATAAAGGCAATAAAAAGAAAGCATTTTATATTCTTCAAAACTATTACAAACAAAAAAGCGCGGAAGCGCTGAACCGATAG
- a CDS encoding glycoside hydrolase family 43 protein, producing the protein MKYYRFLLPAFLLLSIIGRAQTKLSSFSPGAIWPDDKGVHINAHGGGILYNNGVYYWFGEHKIAGDAGNRAMVGVHCYSSKDLYNWKDEGISLSVSPDTTNDIAKGCILERPKVVYNKKTKKYVMWFHLELLGKGYSAARAGVAISDKVTGPYKFIKSYRPNPGQMPFYPALTPEADKVNCVNPANKSDGFFCRDLPGGQMARDMTVFVDDDGKAYHVFSSEENFTLDLAELTPDYTGHNGKFIRIYIGHQTEAPALFKRNGIYYMIGSGCTGWAPNAARWFSAKSIWGPWTYHGNPCQGPDSQITYGGQSTHVLPVAGKKDAFIFIADKWTPKDAIDGRYLWLPINFKGNDIEINWTDNWNLDVFKK; encoded by the coding sequence ATGAAATACTATCGCTTTTTATTGCCGGCTTTTTTGCTGCTAAGCATCATCGGCCGCGCACAAACCAAACTGAGCAGTTTTAGTCCAGGAGCTATCTGGCCCGATGATAAAGGGGTGCACATTAACGCGCATGGTGGCGGCATACTGTATAATAATGGGGTTTATTATTGGTTTGGCGAACACAAGATTGCAGGCGACGCCGGCAACCGCGCAATGGTTGGGGTTCATTGCTACTCGTCAAAAGATTTGTACAACTGGAAGGATGAAGGGATTTCCCTGAGTGTTTCACCAGATACCACTAATGATATTGCCAAAGGCTGCATTTTGGAACGGCCTAAAGTTGTTTATAATAAAAAAACTAAGAAGTATGTAATGTGGTTCCACCTGGAGCTGTTAGGTAAGGGCTACAGCGCTGCCCGTGCGGGAGTTGCCATAAGCGATAAGGTGACCGGCCCTTATAAATTCATTAAAAGCTATCGCCCAAATCCTGGGCAGATGCCGTTTTACCCGGCGCTTACTCCTGAAGCCGATAAAGTGAACTGTGTTAATCCGGCTAATAAAAGCGATGGCTTTTTTTGCCGCGATTTGCCGGGCGGCCAAATGGCCAGGGATATGACCGTTTTTGTTGATGATGATGGCAAAGCTTACCATGTGTTCTCGTCCGAAGAAAACTTTACGCTTGACCTTGCCGAGTTAACACCTGATTATACTGGTCACAACGGTAAGTTTATCCGCATATACATTGGTCACCAAACCGAAGCGCCTGCCTTATTTAAGCGCAACGGAATTTATTACATGATTGGTTCTGGTTGTACCGGATGGGCGCCTAATGCTGCCCGCTGGTTCAGTGCTAAATCAATCTGGGGGCCATGGACTTACCACGGAAACCCATGCCAGGGTCCGGATAGTCAAATTACTTATGGTGGTCAAAGCACCCATGTGCTGCCTGTGGCGGGTAAAAAAGATGCTTTCATATTTATAGCCGATAAATGGACACCTAAAGATGCTATTGACGGCCGTTACCTGTGGCTGCCGATCAACTTTAAGGGCAACGATATTGAAATAAACTGGACAGACAACTGGAACCTGGATGTATTTAAGAAATAA